GGCAAGCGCCCCCATGGCCAGCGTTTCGCCCGTGCCGCGCAGGGTATAGCGGTGGGTGATCCAGCGTGCAGCGAGAGAGCTGGCGAGCACCATCAGCGGCACTTCGACCAGCACCACAGCCTCCTCGCCAAAGCGGGGCCCGAACCACAGCACACGCGCGGTCCCCAGCGCGAAGCCAAGGCCGAAGATCAGCGCCCAATAGAGAAGCGCGGGGCGGACAATGCGGTCAATCACCCGCTTACTATAGCACAAGGTTCGCGCCCAAATTTGATCTGGCGCAAAGCGGTCTGCCAGCGCGGCGCTAGAATAGGGTCAATCGACACGGATCAAGGAAAGGGCCTCTTATGTCGCAACACACACCGCACGAACTGACCAACATCTTCAAACGTGACCGCGCGCTTATGACCACCCTCAAACAGGAAGACGCGCATTACGCCCGCCTGGCTGACGAGTATCACGAGGTGAACCGCGAAGTGCACCGGATCGAGGCCGAGACCGAAGCTGCGAGCGACGAACGTACCGAGGCGCTGAAGAAGAAGCGGCTTGGCCTGCTCGATGACATCACCGTGATCATCGACAAGGCCCGCGCTGGCTAGTCGTGACCCCATGGCGCAGGCGGTGCATCCGCCGCTTGCGTCAGGTCAAATTCGACGCGGAAGAACCGCTCTTCGGGCGCCCCGCCCGCAATTGTGCGCTGGAGCTGGTAAGCGAATGTAGCGCCTTCGGTGCCTGCGGGGTCAACCGCAACGGTCCAGACATTGGTAACCGAGGCGTCGAGCCCTTCGGTTTCGAACATGGCGATGCTCTCTGCATCGACCGGGAAGCTCTGGGTCTTCGCGGTGCCGCTTTCTGCGGTGTCGCCGCCATACATGGTGACAGTGTCGCTCTTGCCATCGGCATGGCGATGGTCATGCTTGAGCCGCAGGCCACCGGCATCATTGCGGGTGAGGACCCAGGTGCGCGACCGGTTCCAGCCATCCACCACTTCGCCGACGCCTTCGATGTGGAAGGGAATGGCGATCCGTTCATCGCTGCATTCACGCACATGCATCACCATGGCTGCGCCCTGCATGTCGGTGTCTGCTGCATCGTCGCTGACCAGCTGGCCGGCAAAGGCCTTGCCACAATGCGAAGAAAGGGCCTGCCAGAACTTGTCTTGCGCCGTGGGGGGGAGGTCAATTTCCGGAGCAGGTGCGGAACATGCGGCGAGCGCAAGGAACGGGAGAGTTATGCGAAAGATCATGGATCCCAGAGTGGCAGCTTGTTCGCCCGGAGCCAAGGTCTCGCTATTCACACCAGTCGGATCGGGGGAAACCCCAGCCGCTTTCGCGTGCCAGGCCACGCGCGATCAGGGTCTCGCCAAGCTCTTCGTCGCCGCGACGGATGCTTCGAAGCTCGCGGCCATATTGATCGTAGGGAGGAGCATCACCGCCGCTCCATTCGAATGGCCCCTGCGCCAACCAGTCGTGCAGGGCCGACCGCGCGATACGGGCTGCTTCCCGTTCGGCGTCGCAGGCGCCGTCAAGTTCCGGCGCATCAAAGCCCGTCAGCCGGACACGCCTTTTCCCGATGGCGATCGTATCTCCGTCAACCACACAACCTGCCGCCCCGC
This is a stretch of genomic DNA from Parerythrobacter jejuensis. It encodes these proteins:
- a CDS encoding YdcH family protein, whose product is MSQHTPHELTNIFKRDRALMTTLKQEDAHYARLADEYHEVNREVHRIEAETEAASDERTEALKKKRLGLLDDITVIIDKARAG
- a CDS encoding thermonuclease family protein, producing MSRPLRFDARWTRKRRWRARLRKAGWWLVIALIAAGIWFARDRLMPVQEWQEVRLDLPICGTRGAAGCVVDGDTIAIGKRRVRLTGFDAPELDGACDAEREAARIARSALHDWLAQGPFEWSGGDAPPYDQYGRELRSIRRGDEELGETLIARGLARESGWGFPRSDWCE